One genomic segment of Rubeoparvulum massiliense includes these proteins:
- the aroF gene encoding 3-deoxy-7-phosphoheptulonate synthase, producing the protein MNVILKPHTTLEEIKWVEGRLRELGVDVHVSVGKERAILGLVGETACLDDKKIAAWPHVERVIRIQEPFKRVHRLSHPEDRIIQVGDQQIGGKNITIMAGPCSVESHDQLFTIAKHVKQHGAHLLRGGAYKPRTSPYSFSGLKEEGLQLLAEAREEVGLPVVTEVTTPELVPIVSQYADVLQIGARNMQNYGLLQAVGKVDKPVLLKRGLSATIEELLLAAEYIVAEGNEKVILCERGIRTFETATRNTLDLSAVPVIKRYTSLPVIIDPSHAAGKRDLVIPLVRAAIAVGADGIIVEVHHHPEEAWSDGAQSLTLPMFDQMMEEAERVAQAVGRTLHATSMVR; encoded by the coding sequence ATGAATGTGATTTTAAAGCCACATACAACACTGGAAGAGATCAAATGGGTGGAAGGGAGATTGAGAGAATTGGGAGTCGATGTTCATGTATCCGTTGGAAAGGAACGTGCAATCCTCGGATTGGTTGGCGAAACTGCCTGCTTGGATGATAAAAAGATCGCTGCATGGCCTCATGTTGAACGAGTCATCCGTATCCAAGAACCCTTCAAACGAGTCCATCGTCTCTCCCACCCAGAGGATCGTATTATTCAAGTGGGTGATCAGCAAATTGGCGGTAAGAACATTACCATTATGGCTGGACCCTGCTCCGTTGAGAGTCATGATCAACTCTTCACCATTGCAAAGCATGTGAAGCAGCACGGTGCCCACCTACTGCGTGGCGGTGCTTACAAACCTCGTACTTCTCCATACAGCTTCTCTGGTCTTAAAGAGGAAGGGCTTCAGCTCCTGGCAGAGGCACGGGAGGAGGTAGGCCTTCCTGTTGTAACAGAGGTGACCACACCTGAACTAGTTCCCATCGTCTCCCAATATGCAGATGTGCTCCAGATTGGTGCTCGTAATATGCAAAACTACGGATTACTTCAAGCAGTAGGGAAGGTGGATAAGCCCGTCCTCCTAAAGCGTGGACTCTCTGCAACCATTGAGGAATTACTGCTTGCAGCTGAATACATCGTGGCTGAGGGAAATGAGAAGGTGATTCTCTGCGAACGGGGGATTCGAACCTTCGAAACCGCCACTCGAAATACCCTCGACTTGAGTGCAGTACCAGTGATCAAACGCTATACATCACTTCCTGTAATCATCGATCCCAGCCATGCAGCAGGAAAACGGGATCTAGTAATCCCATTGGTCCGTGCAGCCATTGCTGTCGGTGCAGATGGCATTATTGTGGAGGTTCATCATCATCCTGAAGAGGCTTGGTCTGATGGTGCTCAGTCCCTTACCCTTCCCATGTTTGACCAGATGATGGAGGAGGCAGAACGGGTAGCCCAAGCGGTCGGCCGTACATTGCATGCCACTTCCATGGTTCGCTAA
- the pheA gene encoding prephenate dehydratase, with protein sequence MSQVQEEGCQQHPLEGVRQLIDGLDQQIIKLLHQRMKLVGEVASIKEERGIPVCDLEREAQILERYEKEFRDSSWAAELRYMMKQIIAGSRAYQSRILGQKREEGWKWQRSSDSFDAQAFQKRQFAYQGVQGSFGYQALQRFLQARVIPYEPTKLQSYPTFADLAAAIVQGEVDYGMLPVENSYAGTVQEVYELLAQPSLHIIEEWILPISHHLLVNPGGELAAIEAVISHPQALQQCDHFLQEHPHWNRLTSSNTAASARKVAVMGDLHVAAIASEEAASIYGLEILIPHIESNVGNRTRFVLIGREPSWHAEANKLSLCFTLPDRTGALVEVLSAFLVHQINMVHIHSQPAKTTPWHYQFFVDIEGNLQQSNVLAALELVESMTHTLKLIGNYPAGEEPSSRRR encoded by the coding sequence ATGAGTCAGGTGCAGGAAGAAGGATGTCAGCAACATCCACTTGAAGGGGTTCGTCAGCTCATCGATGGGCTGGATCAGCAGATTATCAAGCTACTCCACCAGCGGATGAAGCTGGTGGGCGAGGTAGCCTCCATCAAGGAGGAGAGAGGGATTCCTGTCTGCGATCTAGAACGGGAAGCACAAATACTAGAACGGTATGAAAAGGAATTTCGTGACTCAAGTTGGGCAGCAGAGCTTCGTTACATGATGAAGCAGATCATCGCAGGTAGTCGTGCCTACCAGTCACGTATTCTTGGACAAAAACGCGAGGAAGGCTGGAAATGGCAACGTTCTTCAGATTCCTTCGATGCCCAAGCATTCCAGAAGCGCCAATTTGCCTATCAGGGCGTTCAGGGATCCTTTGGTTATCAAGCGCTTCAGCGTTTTTTACAGGCGCGGGTCATCCCGTATGAACCGACGAAGCTCCAGAGCTATCCAACCTTTGCTGACCTGGCTGCTGCTATTGTACAGGGAGAGGTGGATTATGGTATGCTACCCGTGGAGAACTCCTACGCAGGAACGGTACAGGAGGTATATGAGCTTCTTGCCCAACCATCATTACATATTATCGAGGAGTGGATTCTTCCCATCTCACACCATCTTCTGGTCAATCCAGGGGGTGAATTGGCTGCCATTGAAGCGGTGATTTCTCATCCCCAAGCATTGCAGCAATGTGATCATTTTCTACAAGAGCACCCTCACTGGAATCGTCTTACCTCTTCGAACACTGCTGCAAGTGCTCGTAAGGTGGCAGTGATGGGAGATTTACATGTGGCAGCCATTGCTAGTGAGGAAGCTGCTTCCATTTATGGCCTAGAGATCTTAATTCCCCATATTGAGAGTAATGTGGGGAATCGGACACGCTTTGTTCTTATTGGCCGAGAGCCTTCTTGGCATGCAGAGGCGAACAAGCTCTCTCTCTGCTTTACGCTACCTGATCGAACAGGAGCCTTGGTGGAGGTACTCTCTGCCTTTTTAGTTCATCAGATTAATATGGTTCATATTCATTCACAGCCAGCCAAAACAACACCCTGGCACTATCAGTTTTTTGTGGATATTGAGGGCAATCTCCAGCAGTCCAATGTCTTGGCTGCGCTAGAGCTGGTAGAGTCCATGACCCATACATTGAAGCTGATTGGCAATTATCCAGCTGGGGAGGAACCATCATCACGTAGGAGGTGA